In one Bradyrhizobium cosmicum genomic region, the following are encoded:
- a CDS encoding NADP-dependent oxidoreductase codes for MSQAKRIVLAARPVGEPKPSDFRTEEFAVPTPGQGEVLLRTIWLSLDPYMRGRMSDGPSYATPVPVGGVMEAGTVCEVAASNNPNFAKGDIVLARAGWQTHAISDGKGLAKVDPKLAPISTAIGVLGMPGMTAYTGLLDIGKPQEGETVVVAGASGAVGSAVGQIAKIKGARAVGIAGGKDKCDYVVKELGFDACLDHRDPDLAAKLKEACPKGIDVYFENVGGAVFEAVFPLLNPFARIPVCGLIAHYNDTESKPPKWAGAMMRTILTKRLNFRGFIVSDFASRHGDFLRDMSGWVRDGKVKYKEFVTEGLDSAPGAFIGLLKGANFGKQLVRVGPDKA; via the coding sequence ATGTCCCAAGCAAAACGCATCGTTCTTGCCGCGCGTCCCGTCGGCGAACCAAAGCCGTCCGATTTCCGCACCGAGGAATTCGCTGTCCCGACACCGGGGCAGGGCGAAGTCCTGCTGCGCACGATCTGGCTGTCGCTCGATCCGTACATGCGCGGGCGCATGAGCGACGGTCCGTCCTACGCGACGCCGGTGCCTGTCGGCGGTGTGATGGAAGCCGGTACGGTCTGCGAAGTCGCTGCGTCCAACAATCCGAACTTCGCCAAGGGCGACATCGTGCTCGCGCGCGCGGGCTGGCAGACCCACGCGATCTCGGACGGCAAGGGGCTCGCCAAGGTCGATCCGAAGCTCGCACCGATCTCGACCGCCATCGGCGTGCTCGGCATGCCCGGCATGACCGCCTATACGGGCCTGCTCGACATCGGCAAGCCGCAGGAAGGCGAGACCGTCGTCGTCGCCGGCGCCTCCGGTGCGGTCGGCTCGGCCGTCGGCCAGATCGCCAAGATCAAGGGCGCCCGCGCGGTCGGCATCGCCGGCGGCAAGGACAAGTGCGACTACGTGGTGAAGGAGCTCGGCTTCGACGCCTGCCTCGACCATCGCGATCCCGATCTCGCCGCGAAGCTGAAGGAAGCCTGCCCGAAAGGCATCGACGTCTATTTCGAGAATGTCGGCGGTGCCGTGTTCGAGGCGGTGTTCCCGCTGCTCAATCCGTTCGCGCGCATTCCGGTCTGCGGACTGATCGCGCATTACAACGACACCGAGTCCAAGCCGCCAAAATGGGCCGGCGCGATGATGCGTACGATCCTGACCAAGCGGCTGAACTTCCGCGGCTTCATCGTCTCCGACTTCGCCTCTCGCCATGGCGACTTCCTGCGCGACATGTCTGGCTGGGTCCGCGACGGCAAGGTCAAGTACAAGGAGTTCGTTACCGAGGGCCTGGACAGCGCGCCGGGCGCCTTCATCGGGCTGCTGAAGGGCGCCAATTTCGGCAAGCAGCTGGTACGGGTCGGGCCGGACAAGGCTTAA
- a CDS encoding metallophosphoesterase family protein — MSEFRLTQISDTHLGRRFPGLIANFHRVSEHIDANRPDLVVNTGDVSFDGPTSRDDIEFAKGLHEALPVACRYIPGNHDIGDNPTAIGPAPKPPVTEAHRQQFRDIIGEDHWSFEQAGWHFIGLNTLVMNAGLAFEAEQFDWLSREIARASGKPVALFLHKPLFLNSPDDPETPETSIRYVPQPARARLIGMFAGVDLRLIASGHVHQRREFTFRHTRHVWAPSAGFVINDKRQERIGNKEVGLVEYRFKSDSFEVRHVRAAGQVDVDIEELFAQMGGGH; from the coding sequence ATGTCCGAATTTCGCCTGACGCAGATTTCCGACACCCATCTCGGCCGGCGCTTCCCCGGCCTGATCGCCAACTTCCACCGAGTCAGTGAGCACATCGACGCTAACAGGCCCGATCTCGTCGTCAACACCGGCGACGTTTCGTTCGACGGGCCGACCAGCCGCGACGATATCGAGTTCGCCAAGGGCCTGCACGAGGCCCTGCCCGTCGCCTGCCGCTACATTCCCGGCAATCACGACATCGGCGACAATCCGACCGCAATCGGGCCGGCCCCCAAGCCTCCGGTCACCGAAGCTCACCGCCAGCAGTTTCGCGACATCATCGGCGAAGACCATTGGTCGTTCGAGCAAGCGGGCTGGCACTTCATCGGCCTCAACACGCTGGTGATGAATGCGGGGCTGGCGTTCGAGGCCGAGCAGTTCGACTGGCTGTCTCGGGAGATCGCGCGGGCGAGCGGAAAGCCGGTCGCGCTGTTCCTGCACAAGCCGCTGTTCCTCAATTCGCCCGACGACCCCGAAACCCCGGAGACCTCGATCCGCTACGTGCCGCAGCCGGCACGCGCGCGGCTGATCGGGATGTTCGCGGGCGTCGATCTGCGCCTGATCGCCAGCGGCCACGTCCACCAGCGGCGCGAATTTACCTTCCGCCATACGCGCCACGTCTGGGCGCCATCGGCAGGCTTTGTCATCAACGACAAGCGCCAAGAGCGGATTGGAAACAAGGAAGTTGGCCTGGTCGAATACCGCTTCAAGTCCGACAGTTTCGAAGTCCGCCACGTCCGCGCCGCCGGACAGGTCGATGTCGATATCGAGGAGTTGTTCGCCCAGATGGGCGGGGGGCACTAA
- a CDS encoding DHA2 family efflux MFS transporter permease subunit, with protein sequence MVDKQRVIPLIVATALFMENMDSTVIATSLPAIAADIGTSPLTLKLAITSYLLSLAVFIPASGWTADRFGARMVFAIAVGVFMVGSVGCALSSSVTDFVFARILQGMGGAMMTPVGRLVLLRSVDKSALVNAMAWVTVPALIGPVIGPPLGGFITTYASWHWIFLINIPIGLLGIFMALKFIDPIKSEEREPFDLYGMVLAGLGLAGIAFGLSVAGLNLLPWSTVAALVVGGSISMTLYVIHARRTGSPVLDFSLLNLPTLRAAVLGGFLFRLGIGALPFLLPLLMQIGFGLSPFHSGLVTFGSSLGAMGMKTLAARIIRTFGFRNLMTVNAIVSAVFLGICALFTVTTPLLIIMVILVVGGFFRSLEFTAINTVAYAEVETAQMSRATTLVSVNQQLAVSAGVAVGAASVETTMWLSHVSELNANVFAPAFVVVALTSAASSWFFWQMPADAGHEISGRKVGDISSRKGADKSAAKAAVKAATEDTQDVRDQRLG encoded by the coding sequence ATGGTCGACAAGCAACGCGTCATTCCTCTGATCGTGGCCACCGCCCTGTTCATGGAGAACATGGATTCGACGGTGATCGCCACCTCGCTGCCGGCGATCGCCGCCGACATCGGCACCAGCCCGCTGACGCTGAAGCTCGCGATCACCTCTTACCTGCTGTCGCTGGCGGTGTTCATTCCGGCGAGCGGCTGGACCGCCGACCGGTTCGGCGCGCGGATGGTGTTCGCGATCGCGGTCGGCGTGTTCATGGTCGGCTCGGTCGGCTGCGCACTCTCGAGCTCGGTCACCGATTTCGTCTTCGCGCGCATCCTCCAGGGCATGGGCGGGGCGATGATGACGCCGGTCGGGCGCCTCGTGCTGCTGCGCTCGGTCGACAAGAGCGCGCTGGTCAATGCCATGGCCTGGGTGACGGTCCCCGCGCTGATAGGTCCCGTGATCGGCCCGCCGCTCGGCGGATTCATCACCACCTACGCGTCGTGGCACTGGATCTTCCTGATCAACATCCCGATCGGGCTGCTCGGCATCTTCATGGCGCTGAAGTTCATCGACCCGATCAAGAGTGAGGAACGCGAGCCGTTCGATCTTTACGGCATGGTGCTCGCCGGGCTCGGGCTTGCGGGCATTGCCTTCGGCCTGTCCGTGGCCGGCCTCAACCTGCTGCCGTGGAGCACGGTCGCGGCGCTGGTCGTCGGCGGTTCGATCTCGATGACGCTCTACGTCATTCATGCCCGGCGGACGGGGTCGCCGGTGCTGGATTTTTCGCTGCTGAACCTGCCGACGCTGCGCGCGGCCGTGCTCGGCGGATTCCTGTTCCGGCTCGGCATCGGCGCACTGCCGTTCCTGCTGCCGCTCCTGATGCAGATCGGCTTCGGGCTGTCGCCGTTCCATTCCGGCCTCGTCACCTTCGGCTCCTCGCTCGGCGCCATGGGCATGAAGACGCTGGCGGCGCGCATCATCCGCACCTTCGGCTTCCGCAATCTGATGACGGTGAACGCGATCGTCAGCGCGGTCTTCCTCGGCATCTGCGCGCTGTTCACCGTGACGACGCCGCTGCTCATCATCATGGTGATCCTGGTGGTCGGCGGCTTCTTCCGCTCGCTGGAGTTCACCGCGATCAACACGGTGGCCTATGCCGAGGTCGAGACCGCGCAGATGAGCCGCGCCACCACGCTGGTCAGCGTCAACCAGCAGCTCGCGGTCTCCGCCGGCGTCGCCGTCGGCGCAGCCTCGGTGGAGACGACGATGTGGCTCAGCCATGTCAGCGAGCTCAACGCCAATGTGTTCGCCCCCGCCTTCGTCGTGGTGGCGCTGACCTCGGCGGCGTCGAGCTGGTTCTTCTGGCAGATGCCCGCGGACGCCGGCCACGAGATCTCCGGCCGTAAGGTGGGGGACATTTCCAGCCGCAAGGGCGCGGACAAGAGCGCCGCCAAGGCGGCCGTCAAGGCGGCGACCGAGGATACGCAGGACGTGCGGGACCAGCGGCTGGGTTAG
- the guaB gene encoding IMP dehydrogenase has translation MAMVQQGIREAFTFDDVLLKPGLSDVMPGEVDIRSRVTRAIPLNIPIMASAMDTVTEARMAIAMAQAGGLGVIHRNFDPEGQAAQVRQVKRYESGMVVNPLTISPDATLDDALKLMSDHGISGIPVVTGAGKNTPGKLVGILTNRDVRFATDRRQKVSELMTHEKLVTVRENVSQDEARRMLHQHRIEKLLVVDEQYRCVGLVTVKDMEKAVAHPLACKDAQGRLRVAAATTVGDTGFERTERLIDAGVDLIVVDTAHGHSRHVLHAVNRIKRLSNSVQVVAGNVATTEGTQALIDAGADCIKVGIGPGSICTTRIVAGVGVPQLTAIMDAVEAAKKADIPVIADGGIKFSGDLAKALAAGADIAMVGSLLAGTDETPGEVFLWQGRSYKAYRGMGSVGAMARGSADRYFQQDIKDTLKLVPEGIEGQVPYKGAVGHVMHQLAGGLRAAMGYVGAKDMKELHEKANFVRITGAGLRESHVHDVTITRESPNYPGGG, from the coding sequence ATGGCCATGGTTCAACAAGGCATTCGCGAAGCCTTTACGTTCGACGACGTGCTGTTGAAGCCGGGCCTGTCGGATGTCATGCCGGGCGAGGTCGACATCCGCTCCCGCGTCACCCGCGCCATTCCGCTCAACATTCCGATCATGGCCTCCGCCATGGACACGGTCACCGAAGCCCGCATGGCGATCGCCATGGCGCAGGCCGGCGGCCTTGGCGTCATCCACCGCAATTTCGATCCGGAAGGGCAGGCTGCCCAGGTGCGGCAGGTCAAGCGCTACGAGTCGGGCATGGTGGTGAACCCGCTCACCATCAGCCCCGATGCCACGCTGGACGACGCGCTCAAGTTGATGAGCGACCACGGCATCTCCGGCATTCCCGTCGTCACCGGCGCCGGCAAGAACACGCCCGGCAAGCTGGTCGGCATCCTCACCAACCGCGACGTGCGCTTTGCCACCGACCGCAGGCAAAAAGTCTCCGAGCTGATGACGCACGAGAAGCTCGTCACGGTGCGCGAGAATGTCAGCCAGGACGAGGCGCGGCGGATGCTGCACCAGCATCGCATCGAGAAGCTGCTCGTGGTTGACGAGCAGTATCGCTGCGTCGGCCTCGTCACGGTGAAGGACATGGAGAAGGCAGTCGCTCATCCGCTCGCCTGTAAGGATGCGCAGGGCCGCCTGCGCGTCGCCGCTGCCACCACGGTCGGCGACACCGGCTTCGAGCGCACCGAGCGGCTGATCGATGCCGGCGTCGACCTCATCGTCGTCGACACCGCGCACGGCCATTCCCGCCACGTGCTGCATGCCGTCAACCGCATCAAGCGTCTGTCCAACTCGGTGCAGGTCGTGGCCGGCAACGTCGCCACCACCGAAGGCACGCAGGCACTGATCGACGCGGGTGCCGACTGCATCAAGGTCGGCATCGGCCCGGGCTCGATCTGCACCACGCGCATCGTCGCCGGCGTCGGCGTTCCCCAACTCACCGCGATCATGGATGCGGTGGAAGCTGCGAAGAAGGCCGACATTCCTGTCATTGCCGACGGTGGCATCAAGTTTTCCGGCGACCTTGCCAAGGCGCTTGCCGCCGGCGCCGACATCGCGATGGTGGGCTCGCTGCTCGCCGGCACCGACGAGACGCCCGGCGAAGTCTTCCTGTGGCAGGGCCGGTCCTACAAGGCGTATCGCGGCATGGGTTCGGTCGGCGCGATGGCGCGCGGCTCGGCCGACCGCTACTTCCAGCAGGACATCAAGGACACGCTCAAGCTCGTGCCTGAAGGCATCGAGGGCCAGGTGCCCTACAAGGGCGCGGTCGGTCACGTCATGCACCAGCTCGCCGGCGGCCTGCGCGCCGCCATGGGGTATGTCGGCGCAAAGGACATGAAGGAGCTGCACGAGAAAGCGAACTTCGTTCGCATCACCGGTGCCGGCCTGCGCGAAAGCCACGTCCACGACGTGACCATCACGCGCGAGAGCCCGAATTATCCGGGCGGGGGTTAG